The following are encoded together in the Bos taurus isolate L1 Dominette 01449 registration number 42190680 breed Hereford chromosome 10, ARS-UCD2.0, whole genome shotgun sequence genome:
- the DLL4 gene encoding delta-like protein 4 precursor, producing MAVASRRASGWALLLLVALWQQPAAGSGVFQLQLQEFANERGVLASGRPCEPGCRTFFRVCLKHFQAVVSPGPCTFGSVSTPVLGTNSFAVGDNSSGGGRNPLQLPFNFTWPGTFSLIIEAWHAPGDDLRPEALPPDALISKIAIQGSLAVGQNWLLDEQTSPLTRLRYSYRVICSDNYYGDSCSRLCKKRNDHFGHYVCQPDGSLSCLPGWTGEYCEQPICLSGCHEQNGYCSKPAECICRPGWQGRLCNECIPHNGCRHGTCSTPWQCTCDEGWGGLFCDQDLNYCTHHSPCKNGATCSNSGQRSYTCTCRPGYTGVDCELELSECDSNPCRNGGSCKDQEDGYHCLCPPGYYGLHCEHSTLSCADSPCFNGGSCRERNQGTSYACECPPNFTGSNCEKKVDRCTSNPCANGGQCLNRGPNRVCRCRPGFTGAHCEINISDCARSPCVHGGTCHDLENGFVCTCPAGFSGRRCEVRMPAEACASGPCFNGATCYPGLPPDNFVCNCPYGFVGSRCEFRMSMPPTFPWVAVSLGVGLVVVLVLLCMVAVAVRQLRLRRPDGGSREAMNNLSDFQKDNLIPTAQLKNTNQKKELEVDCGLDKSNCGKQQNHTLDYNLAPGLLGRGILPGKYSHSDKSLGEKAPLRIHSEKPECRISAICSPRDSMYQSVCLISEERNECVIATEV from the exons ATGGCAGTCGCGTCCCGTCGCGCCTCGGGCTGGGCGCTACTGCTGCTGGTGGCACTTTGGCAGCAG CCCGCGGCCGGCTCCGGAGTCTTCCAGTTGCAGCTGCAGGAGTTTGCCAACGAGCGCGGCGTACTAGCTAGCGGGCGGCCGTGCGAACCCGGCTGCCGAACCTTCTTCCGCGTCTGCCTTAAGCACTTCCAGGCGGTCGTCTCTCCCGGGCCCTGCACCTTCGGCAGCGTCTCCACGCCTGTGCTGGGCACCAACTCCTTCGCCGTCGGAGACAACAGTAGCGGCGGGGGACGCAACCCTCTCCAACTACCCTTCAATTTCACCTGGCCG GGTACCTTCTCACTCATTATTGAAGCTTGGCACGCACCAGGAGATGACCTGCGGCCAG AGGCCTTGCCACCAGACGCGCTCATCAGCAAGATCGCCATCCAGGGCTCCCTAGCTGTGGGCCAGAACTGGTTACTGGATGAGCAGACCAGCCCTCTCACAAGGCTGCGCTACTCTTACCGGGTCATCTGCAGTGACAACTACTATGGGGACAGCTGCTCGCGTCTATGCAAGAAGCGCAATGACCACTTCGGCCACTACGTGTGTCAGCCAGATGGCAGCCTGTCTTGCCTGCCCGGCTGGACGGGGGAGTACTGCGAACAGC CTATCTGTCTTTCTGGCTGTCATGAACAGAATGGCTACTGCAGCAAGCCTGCAGAGTGCAT CTGCCGCCCGGGTTGGCAGGGCCGCCTGTGCAACGAATGCATCCCCCACAATGGCTGTCGCCATGGCACCTGCAGCACCCCCTGGCAATGCACTTGTGATGAGGGCTGGGGAGGCCTGTTCTGTGACCAAG ATCTCAACTACTGCACGCACCATTCCCCGTGCAAGAATGGGGCAACATGCTCCAACAGTGGGCAGCGGAGCTATACCTGCACCTGTCGCCCAGGCTACACTGGCGTAGACTGCGAGCTGGAGCTCAGCGAGTGTGATAGCAACCCCTGTCGCAACGGAGGCAGCTGTAAG GACCAGGAGGATGGCTACCACTGCCTGTGTCCCCCGGGCTACTATGGCCTGCACTGCGAACACAGCACCTTGAGTTGTGCTGACTCCCCCTGCTTCAATGGTGGCTCCTGTCGGGAGCGCAACCAGGGGACCAGCTACGCCTGTGAATGCCCCCCCAACTTCACTGGCTCCAACTGTGAGAAGAAAGTGGACAGGTGTACCAGCAACCCATGTGCCAATG GGGGCCAGTGCCTGAACCGAGGTCCGAACCGCGTGTGCCGCTGCCGTCCTGGATTCACTGGCGCCCACTGTGAGATCAACATCAGCGACTGTGCCCGCAGCCCTTGTGTCCATGGTGGCACGTGCCACGACCTGGAGAATGGGTTTGTGTGCACCTGTCCAGCTGGCTTCTCTGGCCGGCGCTGCGAGGTGCGGATGCCTGCCGAAGCCTGTGCCTCGGGACCCTGCTTCAATGGGGCCACGTGCTACCCTGGCCTCCCTCCTGACAACTTCGTCTGCAACTGCCCCTATGGCTTCGTGGGCAGCCGCTGCGAGTTTCGCATGAGCATGCCCCCCACCTTCCCCTGGGTGGCCGTGTCCCTGGGCGTGGGGCTGGTGGTGGTGCTCGTGTTACTGTGCATGGTGGCAGTGGCGGTACGGCAGCTGCGGCTCAGGCGGCCCGACGGCGGCAGCAGGGAGGCCATGAACAATTTGTCGGACTTCCAAAAGGACAACCTGATCCCCACTGCCCAGCTCAAGAACACAAACCAGAAGAAGGAGCTGGAAGTAGACTGTGGCCTGGACAAGTCCAACTGTGGCAAACAGCAGAACCACACATTGGACTATAATCTGgccccagggctcctggggcGGGGGATCCTGCCCGGGAAGTATTCCCACAGTGATAAGAGCTTAGGGGAGAAGGCGCCACTGCGGATACACAG TGAAAAGCCAGAGTGTCGGATATCAGCCATATGCTCCCCCAGGGACTCCATGTACCAGTCTGTGTGTTTGATATCAGAAGAGAGGAATGAATGTGTCATTGCCACAGAG GTATAA
- the CHAC1 gene encoding glutathione-specific gamma-glutamylcyclotransferase 1 — MKQEPAAQNSPPASPPSSQPLSEDDDPQTLWIFGYGSLVWRPDFAYSDSRVGFVRGYSRRFWQGDTFHRGSDKMPGRVVTLLEDHEGCTWGVAYQVQGEQVSEALKYLNVREAVLGGYDTKEVTFYPQDTPDQPLKALAYVATPQNPGYLGPAPEEAIATQILACRGFSGHNLEYLLRLADFMQLCGPQAQDEHLAAIVDAVGTMLPCFCPTEQALALV; from the exons ATGAAGCAGGAGCCTGCAGCCCAGAACTCCCCTCCCGCCTCTCCGCCCTCCTCACAACCCCTCTCCGAAGACGACGACCCCCAAACGTTGTGGATTTTTGGGTACGGCTCCCTGGTGTGGAGGCCCGACTTCGCCTACAGTGACAGCCGTGTGGGCTTCGTGCGCGGCTACAGCCGCCGCTTCTGGCAGGGAGACACCTTCCATCGTGGCAGTGACAAGATG CCTGGTCGTGTGGTGACCCTCCTTGAAGATCATGAG GGCTGCACTTGGGGTGTGGCATACCAGGTGCAAGGAGAGCAGGTGAGCGAGGCCCTGAAGTACCTGAACGTGCGGGAGGCGGTGCTCGGCGGCTACGATACCAAGGAGGTCACCTTCTACCCTCAAGATACCCCTGACCAACCACTCAAGGCATTGGCCTACGTGGCCACTCCGCAGAACCCTGGCTACCTGGGTCCTGCCCCCGAGGAGGCCATTGCTACACAGATCTTGGCCTGCAGAGGCTTCTCCGGGCACAACCTTGAGTACTTGCTGCGCCTGGCGGACTTCATGCAGCTCTGTGGGCCCCAGGCTCAGGACGAGCACCTGGCCGCCATCGTGGACGCTGTAGGCACTATGCTGCCCTGCTTCTGTCCCACTGAGCAGGCTTTGGCACTGGTCTGA